A DNA window from Desertibacillus haloalkaliphilus contains the following coding sequences:
- a CDS encoding Asp23/Gls24 family envelope stress response protein yields the protein MSIEMKTQLGGIDVSQEVVATIAGGAAVDCYGIIGMASQQQIKDGISELLGRENFRRGVQIRQEDDEVHIDMYIIVSYGTKISEVAHNVQTKVKYQLEQMLGLVVDSVNIFVQGVRVTNS from the coding sequence ATGTCAATTGAAATGAAAACACAATTAGGAGGAATTGACGTTTCGCAAGAGGTTGTTGCCACAATCGCTGGTGGGGCAGCTGTTGATTGTTACGGGATTATTGGCATGGCTTCACAACAACAAATAAAAGATGGTATTAGTGAATTGCTTGGCAGAGAGAACTTCCGTCGCGGTGTTCAAATTCGTCAAGAAGATGACGAGGTACATATCGATATGTATATCATCGTTAGTTATGGCACGAAAATTTCTGAAGTCGCTCATAATGTACAAACAAAAGTAAAATATCAACTTGAACAAATGTTAGGGCTAGTGGTTGATTCTGTCAATATTTTTGTTCAAGGTGTTCGCGTGACGAACAGCTAG
- the rpmB gene encoding 50S ribosomal protein L28, with protein sequence MARKCYITGRKARTGNKRSHALNKTKRKWGANVQKVRILVDGKPKRVYVSARALKSGKVERV encoded by the coding sequence ATGGCACGTAAATGTTATATTACTGGAAGAAAAGCTCGTACTGGAAACAAGCGTTCCCATGCTCTTAATAAAACGAAGCGTAAATGGGGTGCAAACGTACAAAAAGTACGTATTTTAGTAGACGGTAAGCCAAAACGTGTTTACGTTTCTGCTAGAGCATTAAAATCTGGCAAAGTAGAACGTGTATAA
- the spoVM gene encoding stage V sporulation protein SpoVM, with product MKFYTIKLPKFLGGFVKAILGSIKKG from the coding sequence ATGAAATTTTATACGATTAAGCTGCCAAAATTTTTAGGTGGGTTTGTTAAAGCGATTTTAGGGTCAATTAAAAAAGGGTAA
- the rpe gene encoding ribulose-phosphate 3-epimerase, with protein sequence MVKIAPSILSADFATLKEEIHDVERGGADYIHVDVMDGHFVPNITIGPLLVEAIRPVTKLPLDVHLMIEHPDRYIPQFAQAGADIISVHVEACPHLHRTIQLIKQEGVKAGVVINPATPVDTIQHVIDDVDLVLLMTVNPGFGGQSFISSVVPKIKAVSEMAKSKGLEIDIEVDGGVNAETAQVCVEAGANVLVAGSAIYSQEDRAKAIAEIRK encoded by the coding sequence ATGGTTAAAATTGCACCATCCATTTTATCTGCAGATTTTGCAACATTAAAAGAAGAGATTCATGATGTTGAGCGTGGCGGGGCCGATTACATACATGTTGATGTGATGGACGGACACTTTGTTCCAAACATTACGATTGGACCACTCCTTGTTGAGGCGATTCGACCTGTAACGAAACTTCCTTTAGATGTTCATTTAATGATTGAACATCCAGATCGCTATATCCCACAATTTGCTCAAGCAGGTGCGGATATTATTTCTGTTCATGTCGAAGCATGTCCCCACCTTCATCGAACGATCCAATTAATTAAACAAGAAGGTGTGAAGGCTGGGGTAGTGATAAATCCAGCTACACCTGTAGACACCATTCAACATGTCATTGATGATGTTGACCTTGTTTTATTAATGACGGTCAATCCAGGTTTTGGTGGACAATCGTTTATTTCAAGTGTTGTGCCCAAAATTAAGGCTGTATCGGAAATGGCGAAATCTAAAGGCTTAGAGATTGATATCGAAGTCGATGGTGGTGTAAATGCAGAGACGGCGCAAGTATGTGTAGAAGCAGGTGCAAATGTTCTTGTCGCTGGCTCGGCTATTTATAGTCAAGAGGACCGTGCCAAAGCGATAGCGGAAATTCGTAAGTAA
- the rsgA gene encoding ribosome small subunit-dependent GTPase A, with product MAEGKIIKALSGFYYVQNDDGIVQCRGRGNFRKRKIKPLVGDDVEFEAENPTDGYILDVFERKNELVRPPISNIDQAILVFSVIEPQFSTLLLDRFLVHIEAHQIAPVICLTKLDLIANEPERLEQIEQYRKDYEAIGYDVVMTSSETKDGLEQLLPYFEEKVSVIAGQSGVGKSSLLNSIRPDLAIETNQISTHLGRGKHTTRHVELIEIGNGLVADTPGFSSLDFTTIEAKELSSCFPEMRVRLPDCKFRGCTHVSEPKCMVKEGLEQDEILKYRYEHYLEFLEEIKNRKRRY from the coding sequence ATGGCTGAAGGTAAAATTATTAAGGCATTAAGTGGATTTTACTATGTTCAAAATGATGATGGAATCGTTCAATGTCGAGGTCGAGGGAATTTTAGAAAAAGGAAGATCAAACCACTCGTTGGTGATGACGTTGAGTTTGAGGCAGAAAATCCAACCGATGGGTACATTTTAGACGTATTTGAACGAAAAAATGAGCTCGTTCGACCGCCGATCTCAAATATTGACCAGGCGATCTTGGTTTTTTCTGTGATCGAGCCTCAATTTAGCACGTTGCTGTTAGATCGGTTTCTCGTCCATATTGAAGCTCATCAAATCGCGCCTGTGATTTGCCTGACAAAACTTGATCTCATTGCTAATGAACCGGAGCGTCTTGAGCAAATTGAGCAATACCGAAAGGATTATGAAGCAATCGGTTATGATGTTGTTATGACGTCTTCAGAGACGAAAGATGGACTCGAGCAATTGCTACCGTACTTTGAAGAGAAAGTGAGTGTCATTGCTGGTCAGTCAGGGGTTGGGAAATCGTCGTTACTAAATTCGATTCGACCGGACTTAGCCATTGAGACGAATCAAATATCAACTCATTTAGGTCGAGGGAAACATACGACAAGGCATGTGGAGTTAATTGAGATTGGGAATGGTCTTGTTGCTGACACGCCAGGGTTTAGTTCGTTAGATTTTACAACAATTGAAGCTAAAGAGCTTTCTAGCTGTTTCCCAGAGATGAGGGTGAGGCTCCCAGATTGTAAGTTCAGAGGGTGTACACACGTCTCAGAGCCAAAGTGTATGGTAAAAGAGGGGCTTGAGCAGGATGAGATTTTAAAGTATCGTTATGAGCATTATTTGGAGTTTTTAGAGGAAATAAAAAATCGAAAGCGGAGGTACTAA
- the pknB gene encoding Stk1 family PASTA domain-containing Ser/Thr kinase has translation MIGRRINGRYEILETIGGGGMANVYKAIDRILDRYVAVKVLQPQFSDDEEFIKRFRREAQAATSLAHENVVSIYDVGQEDAIYYIVMEYVEGSTLKEFIKEQGRLSMEQTVEIFVQVTSAIAHAHVNQIIHRDIKPHNILISSNGEAKVTDFGIARAISSATITHTNSVMGSVHYLSPEQARGGVVNAKSDIYSLGIVLYEMVTGNVPFFGDTAVSIAIKHLQNEVPSPKEINPLVPQSIENVILKATAKDPFERYESVQEMEEDLSTALDPERLHEPKIELLADDEVTKAIPIVKEPTNDEDLDKTINVSRPPKPSSSTRDAPEKKPKNKKKKIMTWLFLLTFLLIGSVATAVVILPSLFKVDDVRIPDVTEMEFEEAVETLEELGLQVDREEDWDDEVAENYVIRTNPRANTSVKVNTSVTVVVSLGKETVPMQNVIGFDYDRAHTQLTRLGYKVERVKKEETGTKNVVIDQEPKEGDEIVPEETTVILTVRTPPSMMLSDLRGVDEQEALDIIRSEGLVIGDIQQEHSDRTEGTVIRQSPEQGSEVTAGQKVDLVVSLGPEPEPEPEPEVRSKLIHYPIEVFHEYLEEGQSFHVEIHFDDVTTDDFELFVEEEITETKVYQIPLEVSREKPGSYIIFLNSNIEEEGTVEYDE, from the coding sequence ATGATAGGAAGAAGAATAAACGGCCGCTATGAGATATTGGAAACGATCGGCGGTGGAGGGATGGCTAATGTTTATAAAGCCATCGACCGCATTTTGGATCGGTATGTGGCAGTAAAAGTACTCCAGCCACAATTTTCAGATGATGAGGAGTTTATTAAACGCTTTCGCCGTGAAGCCCAAGCAGCAACGAGCTTAGCGCATGAAAATGTTGTCTCGATTTACGATGTCGGCCAAGAAGATGCAATCTATTATATCGTTATGGAATATGTAGAGGGTTCGACGTTAAAGGAATTTATCAAAGAACAAGGCCGTTTATCGATGGAGCAAACGGTAGAGATTTTCGTTCAAGTGACATCAGCGATTGCTCACGCGCATGTCAATCAAATTATTCATCGTGACATTAAGCCACATAATATTTTAATTAGTTCGAATGGTGAGGCAAAAGTTACTGATTTTGGTATTGCACGGGCGATTTCTTCAGCGACGATTACCCATACAAACTCTGTGATGGGTTCGGTTCATTATTTGTCTCCTGAGCAAGCGCGTGGTGGTGTTGTGAATGCCAAATCAGATATCTATTCACTTGGAATTGTTTTATATGAAATGGTAACTGGAAACGTACCCTTTTTTGGGGACACAGCTGTGTCGATCGCCATTAAACATTTGCAAAATGAAGTGCCATCCCCGAAGGAAATTAATCCTTTGGTACCTCAAAGCATTGAAAATGTGATTTTAAAAGCAACAGCCAAGGATCCGTTCGAGCGGTATGAAAGTGTTCAAGAGATGGAGGAAGATCTTTCAACAGCCCTTGACCCAGAACGTCTGCACGAGCCAAAAATCGAGCTTTTGGCAGATGATGAAGTGACAAAGGCGATTCCGATCGTAAAAGAACCGACAAATGATGAAGACTTGGACAAGACGATTAATGTAAGTCGTCCCCCTAAACCGAGTTCATCAACAAGGGACGCGCCTGAAAAAAAACCAAAAAATAAAAAGAAGAAGATCATGACCTGGCTATTTTTACTGACCTTCTTACTTATAGGGTCTGTCGCAACTGCGGTTGTTATTCTACCGAGTTTATTTAAAGTAGATGATGTTCGTATACCTGATGTCACTGAAATGGAATTTGAAGAGGCTGTCGAGACACTAGAAGAGTTAGGGCTACAGGTGGATCGTGAGGAGGATTGGGATGACGAAGTTGCAGAAAACTATGTTATCAGAACCAATCCAAGAGCCAATACATCGGTGAAGGTAAACACATCGGTAACAGTCGTTGTAAGTCTTGGTAAAGAAACGGTGCCGATGCAAAATGTGATAGGTTTTGACTATGATCGTGCACACACCCAGTTAACGCGTCTTGGCTATAAGGTTGAGCGGGTCAAAAAGGAAGAAACTGGTACAAAAAATGTTGTCATCGATCAAGAACCGAAAGAAGGAGATGAGATTGTCCCTGAGGAAACGACCGTGATCTTAACGGTTCGAACGCCCCCGTCAATGATGCTTAGTGATTTAAGAGGGGTAGATGAACAGGAGGCACTCGACATCATTCGTTCAGAAGGGTTAGTCATTGGAGATATTCAACAGGAACATTCAGATCGAACAGAGGGAACGGTCATAAGGCAATCACCTGAACAAGGTAGCGAGGTAACAGCCGGCCAAAAAGTCGATCTTGTCGTTTCATTAGGTCCTGAACCAGAGCCTGAGCCTGAACCAGAAGTTAGAAGTAAATTGATTCATTATCCAATTGAAGTGTTCCACGAGTATCTTGAAGAAGGGCAGAGCTTTCATGTCGAAATCCATTTTGATGATGTAACGACAGATGACTTCGAATTATTTGTCGAGGAGGAGATTACTGAAACGAAAGTATATCAAATTCCTCTTGAAGTGAGTCGCGAGAAACCAGGGTCGTATATTATTTTTCTGAATAGTAATATTGAAGAGGAAGGCACGGTTGAGTATGATGAATAA
- a CDS encoding Stp1/IreP family PP2C-type Ser/Thr phosphatase, with amino-acid sequence MQSAFKTDVGQLRAHNEDNGGIYTREDGAVLAVVADGMGGHQAGDVASEMTNRYLSAKWEDAETLETPASTEKWLLSTITDVNKHLFEHANNHSECQGMGTTIVTAVCTKQFVTIAHIGDSRGYLFNNNGFVQITTDHSLVNELVRTGQISDEEAENHPRKNVLLRALGTEEEIKVDVSTVSWEQGDYLLLCSDGLSNKVSDEEMKQVLVSEAATDVKVNQLVELANDRGGEDNITLALIHFSVEAAEDR; translated from the coding sequence ATGCAATCTGCTTTTAAAACTGATGTAGGTCAATTGCGCGCCCACAATGAAGATAATGGGGGAATTTATACACGTGAAGATGGAGCTGTTCTGGCGGTTGTCGCTGATGGAATGGGCGGACATCAAGCAGGTGACGTAGCAAGTGAAATGACAAATAGATATTTATCGGCAAAATGGGAAGATGCTGAGACGCTTGAGACGCCGGCAAGTACTGAAAAGTGGTTACTTTCAACCATTACCGATGTGAATAAGCATCTTTTTGAGCATGCTAATAACCATTCTGAGTGTCAAGGGATGGGAACGACCATCGTAACAGCTGTTTGTACGAAACAGTTTGTTACGATCGCTCACATTGGTGATAGCCGTGGGTATTTGTTTAACAACAATGGTTTTGTTCAAATAACGACCGATCATTCATTAGTCAACGAGTTAGTTCGTACGGGGCAGATTTCAGATGAAGAAGCAGAAAACCATCCACGTAAAAATGTGTTGTTACGGGCGTTAGGTACAGAGGAAGAAATTAAAGTTGATGTCAGTACAGTTAGTTGGGAGCAAGGGGATTATTTGTTATTATGTTCGGATGGACTATCCAACAAAGTAAGCGACGAGGAAATGAAACAAGTGTTAGTGAGTGAAGCGGCCACAGATGTGAAAGTCAATCAACTTGTTGAATTAGCAAATGATCGCGGAGGAGAGGATAATATTACATTAGCTCTTATTCATTTTTCTGTTGAAGCAGCAGAAGATAGGTGA
- the rlmN gene encoding 23S rRNA (adenine(2503)-C(2))-methyltransferase RlmN has product MEELKTEVKRPETSTLPSIYSMQYSDLEDWLKENGEPKFRAGQIFDWLYTKRVLNYDEMTNLSKELREKLSANFSLTTLKQVLKQESSDGTVKILFELHDGYSIETVVMRHDYGNSVCVTTQVGCRLGCTFCASTLGGLKRNLEAGEIVAQVVQAQRAMDEVDERVSSVVVMGIGEPFDNYDELVSFLKTINHDKGLNIGARHITVSTSGVVPKIYKFADEKMQINFAISLHAPNTEIRSRLMPVNRAWPLPRLMESIRYYIETTGRRVTFEYGLFGGVNDQTEHAEELAELIKDIKCHVNLIPVNHVLERDYVRTPKEQIFEFERTLKKRGVNVTIRREQGHDIDAACGQLRAKERKEETR; this is encoded by the coding sequence ATGGAAGAATTAAAAACGGAAGTAAAGCGTCCAGAAACGTCGACATTACCGTCGATTTATTCGATGCAATATAGTGATTTAGAGGATTGGTTAAAAGAAAATGGCGAGCCAAAGTTCAGAGCAGGTCAAATCTTTGATTGGCTTTATACAAAACGTGTGCTGAATTATGATGAGATGACAAATTTATCAAAAGAGTTACGTGAAAAACTTAGTGCCAATTTTTCGTTGACAACGTTAAAGCAAGTGTTAAAGCAAGAATCTAGTGACGGTACTGTAAAGATTTTATTTGAATTACATGACGGTTATTCGATTGAAACGGTTGTGATGAGGCATGACTATGGAAATAGTGTTTGTGTGACAACTCAAGTTGGTTGCCGTTTAGGTTGTACGTTTTGTGCATCTACACTTGGTGGCTTAAAACGTAATTTAGAAGCTGGAGAAATTGTTGCACAAGTCGTTCAAGCACAACGTGCAATGGATGAAGTGGATGAGCGAGTGAGTTCTGTCGTTGTCATGGGGATTGGAGAGCCATTTGATAATTATGATGAGCTTGTTTCATTTTTAAAAACGATTAACCATGATAAGGGCTTAAATATTGGAGCTCGTCATATTACCGTATCAACAAGTGGGGTTGTACCGAAGATATACAAATTTGCCGATGAAAAGATGCAAATTAACTTTGCGATCTCGCTACATGCCCCGAATACCGAGATCCGCAGTCGGCTCATGCCTGTCAACCGTGCTTGGCCGTTGCCAAGATTAATGGAATCGATTCGCTATTATATCGAAACTACAGGACGAAGGGTGACATTTGAGTATGGTTTATTTGGTGGTGTGAATGATCAAACGGAACATGCGGAAGAATTGGCTGAATTAATTAAAGATATTAAATGTCATGTGAATTTAATTCCTGTCAACCATGTTTTAGAGCGCGATTATGTTCGAACGCCAAAAGAGCAAATTTTTGAATTTGAACGTACGTTAAAAAAACGTGGAGTAAATGTAACGATTCGTCGTGAGCAAGGTCATGATATCGATGCAGCTTGTGGACAGTTACGAGCGAAGGAGCGTAAAGAGGAGACGAGGTGA
- the rsmB gene encoding 16S rRNA (cytosine(967)-C(5))-methyltransferase RsmB, protein MSKKNVREVALDLLMQIEKNQAYSNLLLNQTVNKEKLSTKDVGLLTEMVYGTIQRQAALDFFLTPFLKKGLDKLDLWVLVLLRLSCYQIVYLDRVPERAIIHEAVNIAKKRGHRGISGMVNGVLRSIQREGVPSFDEITDSVERLAVETSHPEWMIKRWVRQFGEEDTKAMCEVNLTPPSVTVRVNSARTTVKEMLVHLREEGVTVEHGDLSSDAIKVVKGNVTHTNAFKNGLITIQDESSMLVGRALAPEQGMKVLDSCAAPGGKTTHLAELMDNLGHVTALDLHEHKVKLIQEQSDRLKLTNISPAKLDARKVREQFEEESFDRILVDAPCSGLGVIRRKPDLKWAKKESDLASIASIQQEILMAVAPLLKPGGRLVYSTCTIDREENQDVVNAFLAENKSFRYDETLRERLPMSIQQTKRLEEGSITLLPNDFQTDGFFIASLQKVT, encoded by the coding sequence ATGAGTAAAAAAAATGTCCGGGAAGTTGCACTAGATTTATTAATGCAAATTGAAAAAAATCAAGCATACAGTAATTTATTATTAAATCAAACCGTAAATAAGGAAAAGCTATCAACAAAGGACGTTGGACTACTAACAGAAATGGTTTATGGGACGATCCAACGACAAGCGGCATTAGACTTCTTTTTAACGCCTTTTCTTAAAAAGGGATTAGATAAACTTGATCTTTGGGTTCTTGTACTATTGCGGTTATCCTGTTATCAAATCGTTTATTTGGATCGGGTTCCCGAGCGTGCCATTATTCATGAAGCGGTTAATATTGCGAAGAAAAGGGGCCATCGTGGCATTTCTGGTATGGTGAATGGCGTCTTACGTAGCATCCAACGAGAAGGGGTTCCCTCTTTTGATGAGATAACGGATTCTGTGGAAAGGCTTGCCGTTGAAACAAGCCACCCTGAATGGATGATTAAACGTTGGGTTCGTCAGTTTGGTGAGGAAGATACCAAAGCGATGTGTGAAGTTAATTTAACCCCTCCCTCTGTTACGGTCAGGGTGAATAGTGCTCGTACAACGGTGAAGGAGATGCTTGTGCACCTTCGAGAAGAAGGCGTGACTGTTGAGCATGGTGATTTATCGAGTGACGCAATAAAAGTCGTCAAGGGTAATGTTACGCATACAAATGCGTTTAAAAATGGACTTATCACGATTCAGGATGAGAGTTCCATGCTCGTTGGGCGTGCATTAGCACCAGAGCAGGGGATGAAGGTTCTTGATAGTTGTGCTGCTCCGGGTGGAAAAACAACACACTTAGCTGAACTTATGGACAACCTTGGTCATGTGACGGCGCTTGACCTTCATGAACACAAAGTCAAGTTGATTCAAGAGCAATCAGACCGCCTTAAGCTAACCAACATTTCTCCAGCAAAGCTTGACGCAAGGAAGGTTCGTGAGCAGTTTGAAGAGGAGAGTTTTGATCGGATCTTAGTGGATGCTCCGTGTTCTGGACTCGGAGTGATTCGCCGCAAACCTGACTTAAAATGGGCGAAAAAGGAAAGTGATCTCGCGTCTATAGCCTCGATTCAACAGGAGATCTTAATGGCTGTCGCCCCACTCCTGAAGCCAGGTGGGCGCTTAGTATATAGTACATGTACGATTGATCGCGAAGAAAATCAGGATGTGGTAAACGCATTTCTTGCAGAAAATAAATCGTTTCGTTATGATGAGACCTTACGGGAACGTCTGCCTATGTCCATACAACAAACGAAGCGCTTAGAAGAAGGTTCAATAACATTATTACCAAATGATTTTCAAACCGATGGATTTTTTATTGCATCGTTACAAAAAGTGACTTAA
- the fmt gene encoding methionyl-tRNA formyltransferase → MRIVFMGTPDFSVPVLKRLIDEKYQVVGVVTQPDRPKGRKKVMTSPPVKVEAQQHEIPVFQPEKIKNEQELEEILALKPDLVVTAAFGQILPKKLLEAPAYGCINVHASLLPKYRGGAPIHQAIIDGETNTGVTIMYMVEKLDAGDILTQTVVPILEHDHVGSLHDKLSEAGAALLSQTIPALVAGEIDPIQQDGSKATFASNITRDQEVINWSKTGTEIYNQIRGLHPWPVAYTTFEGKTMKIWWAEKVPSKQQQPAGVVVDVKEDGMVVATGDDTAIKIVELQPSGKKRMNAEQFLRGSGSQLKPGMKLGE, encoded by the coding sequence ATGAGAATTGTGTTTATGGGGACCCCAGATTTTTCGGTCCCTGTTTTAAAGAGATTAATTGACGAAAAGTATCAAGTCGTTGGTGTTGTGACCCAACCTGATCGACCAAAAGGACGTAAAAAAGTGATGACGTCACCTCCTGTTAAAGTGGAGGCACAGCAACATGAGATCCCTGTTTTTCAACCTGAAAAAATTAAAAATGAACAAGAGCTTGAAGAAATCCTAGCTTTAAAGCCAGACCTCGTTGTTACGGCAGCCTTTGGTCAAATTCTCCCTAAGAAGTTATTGGAGGCACCAGCGTATGGCTGCATTAATGTTCATGCTTCGCTCTTACCAAAATATCGAGGCGGTGCACCGATTCATCAAGCGATTATTGATGGTGAGACAAACACTGGGGTAACGATTATGTATATGGTTGAGAAACTTGATGCGGGAGACATTTTAACACAAACCGTAGTGCCCATCTTGGAGCATGATCATGTCGGTAGTCTTCACGACAAGTTAAGTGAAGCTGGTGCTGCGTTGTTATCACAAACGATTCCAGCGTTAGTTGCTGGTGAGATTGACCCGATCCAACAAGATGGCTCCAAAGCGACATTTGCTTCAAATATTACTCGTGATCAAGAAGTGATCAATTGGTCAAAGACAGGAACAGAAATTTACAATCAAATTCGTGGGTTACATCCATGGCCAGTTGCTTACACTACATTTGAAGGCAAAACGATGAAAATTTGGTGGGCAGAGAAAGTTCCTTCTAAACAACAGCAACCAGCAGGAGTCGTTGTTGATGTGAAGGAGGATGGAATGGTCGTTGCCACAGGTGATGACACCGCCATTAAAATTGTTGAATTGCAGCCTTCAGGAAAGAAACGAATGAATGCGGAGCAATTTTTACGCGGAAGTGGTTCACAGCTTAAACCAGGAATGAAACTAGGAGAATAA